In Dama dama isolate Ldn47 chromosome 10, ASM3311817v1, whole genome shotgun sequence, the sequence ACAGGCAAGTAATCTTTCAGAGTGGTGAAGAAAACAATTTAGAAGCAAGCAAACAGCCATTTGAGGAAGAGGGCAACACAAGCATATTCTCAGAAACACCACATCCCAGACCTTTGAATCAATTACAGTAAAGCTCAATAAAAGGCAAATGTCCCAAGAGATACACTcagcaaaggaaatcaaatcTCATCATCAAGCccacttttatcttttaaaaagagataccCTCAAAGAGAAAGATGAGATAGGCAGCCACAATGACCCAGAATTAACAGTCTAGATGCTGTCCAGATGACAGATTTGGGGGACGTGAGATAGGAGATGAACGGCCGATCAACGTCTTCTCTTATTGGGGTTGCACACAGAGGTCTGTTCTAGAAGAAAAaggggagaaggcagagaaatgcTGGAACAACATAAATTAGTAAGTTAAGGAGGTAGAAGCCAGTCTGAGGACATCAGTGATTATATGATATCAAGGTGACGACGGTGAGCTCACCAGTTTACACAGCAGCACTGAAGGAGGCCATCAGAAATACCCTGGACACAGGCTACTCATGAGAGAAGCGACTGTGGAGAGTAAAGGTCGGAAAAGATACTACAGGCAAACTCCTGCCAAAGGGGAGCACAGCCACAGACCAAACATCGGGGACACATTGGATTTCATCAAAGCTGAAAACCTATGTTCCTCAAAAAACACTCCTAAGAAAATGGGGCAAGGAGTCccagggagaaaataattgcaaagcaTAAAATACTTGTATCCAGAACAGATAAAGAATTCCCCAGATACCGTCGTGAGAAACAAAAATGTGTTGAGTCCTGCCCCAAGGCCACAGGTTCAAGGCCTTGTCCCAAGGCCACAGAAGCGGCGCCCAGAGCCAAGGTCACCTCCGAAGCTGACTGAGCCCCTTTGTAACCATTGCCAAAAGCCGCCCCGATCATCACCAGCAGATTTCTACACCCCAAATTAGGCAAAGATGCCCACCCCAGTAGTCACCCTACAGTGCCCTAAAataaaaagtgttagtcgctcatctgtgtctgactctttgcgaccccgtggactgcagcctgccaggctcctctgtccatgggattctccaggcaagaatgccgagtgggttgccatgtccttctccaggggatcttcccgacccagggatcaaacccgggtctccttcattgcaggcagattctttaccacctgaacttAACCAATCACCTACTgccaaccttccagcaggaattttctttgtccccATGAAAACTGTTGACTCTCCTTGGCCTGTGAGGAGGTCGGCCTGCTGTGGTCACAGGACCTgcattatctctgctttttgttcTTAATGAGCTCCCTCCCTACTGCAGtactctgtgtctggaaattgtCTTCCAACTGGCGGTCGGACTGCCCCAACAAAGCCCAAGTAGAGAAAGTGTTTACAAAAGAAGCTAGGAGGGTGCCAAGGAAGCACATGAAAATGCACGGCAGACTGAGTCGTTAGCAAAATGCAGGTTAAAGTAAGTGCTAACCTGTTAAAATGGCATTTTAAGGCCAATGACAAAGCCAAGGGCTACAGAGGATGAAGCAAAACGCAGGCTTTCCGAGAAGAAGAGAAATGGATACACATTCCCACAAAAACCGTGTAAAAGATTGGCCTGATACATCATCACCAGAAGCCTGAAACAGCACCAATGTCCTGAGCAGGTAAATtcaggttgaaaaaaaaattaggaaagaaagttcaaataaaaataaacaggtaggtgacttccctggtggtccagtgactaagactccaaggTGCTaaagcagggggctcaggttcgatccctggtcaagggactaagatcccgcatgcggTGCAGCcaatacattaattaattaaataagatGGAAACAAACAGCGGTGCGTTCACGCAGCGGAGAGTGTTGGACAATGGATGCAACCCGGAGGCCAGAGGCTACAGCTGAGagccggggcgggggggagggggcagccatAAAGGGCACATGAGGAGTTTTGGAGGTGCTGGGATGGCCAAGGGTGGCCTGGCCAAGCCCCCCGCTGAGGACCACAGTCCAGGAGGGCTGTATCAGAGGGGGTGCAGCTCCTGGCCTTGGGGGCCAGTGTCACAGTCCTTTTCCCTCTGGGAACCACCTGCTCCCGATGGTGGTGGTCTGTCCAGCCTCATCTGAGGCTGCCCACCATGGTGTCAGGCCCTCCGCAGTCTCGTGGGGTCTTTCCCTGGGGTTTCAAGGTGCCCACAGGAGCCATCTGAGCTGAGGAGGGCCTCACTCTGCCCGTTGGGGAGCCGTGCACCCACTTCATGGAGGGGGCAGCTCCCGACCCCACATACCCCGCTCCGTCTCAGCCCTGACCCCTCAGCACGCCCCGAGCCTCAGGCCTCGAGCTCCCAGGACACATGCTGGGTGCTTCCTGCCGCCAGGACCCAGGCCTGGACACAGGTGTGTGGGGTGGGCAGCCTAGTGTCTCCACGGGGGCCTCGCTGGGGCTGGGGGCCCACTCGCTGCCAGACCCCAGGCTTGTAGATGCTACGAAAAGGGGCAGGATGCATGTGTTCCCAGGCGCCTCCACGCCCGGGTGGGAGTGACTTTCCAGGCTGAGTATCGACCTCAGGGAGAGAAAGGGGGATGGTCGGAAGGGCTCATTGGGTGGCCAGTCCCTGGGGTGACCTTCCGCAGGTGCTGGCAGCTCTGATTTCACCCGTGTCCCTGAAATGCACAGGGTGGGGCGGAGTCAGGGCCACCCCTTCACTTACTGGGTTAAAGCCCCTCCTACACGCTCCAGAGACCCCTCCTGGGGGTGAGAGTTCTGAACCAACATCACGGGAGGTGGGGGGTTGGTGTGTGATCAGAACAAAGTCACTGCCCTGCACTCACTGGAAAGGGATGCACCCAGGGGCAAGGTTAACCCTCCCCCACAAGCTCCCAGAAAGCTTCCCGGGAAATGCCCCCACCCCTAGATGTGGCAACCCAGCCTGGTGCCAGAGTCCAGGGACCCCTCCTGGGGAGGGTCCCCTGCACCACTCCATCCAGCAACCACAATGCGTCCACGCAGCGATCCCAAACCACAGCCGGGGGCTGGCTTTTCGGAGTTTAATGGGAAAAAGAGGGTGACCAGGAGGCCAGGGGCCACCCCACTGCCGGGAGACAGCAGCATACAGGCCTTCTTGCTGTCTCTCCCTCCCAGACGGGGGACCAGCGTGTCtcagagggggagggggaggggggttggGAGGACAAGGCTGGCCCCGGGGAAGAAGCAGGGTGTTGGCCGGGAGGGTTAGCAGTCTTCTCATCGTgcagaccccacccccaccctgtctAGGGTCTCGGGGGCGGGACGTACTGGCGTATCCAGGATACGTAGCTGGTCACCCGGGTGTACACCCCAGGGAAGTCGCGATGGCCACAGATGTCGCCCCAGCTGACAACTCCCACCTGGACCCAGGTGCGGTTCCAGCTGCACACCAGGGGGCCCCCGGAGTCACCCTGAGGGAGAGACGGCCCTCAGCGCTCTGCACTGGACCCTCGTGGGCGAGGCGGGGCGGGAGGACGGGGTGGGCCTGGGTCCCACCTGGCAGGAGTCCCGGCCCTCGCTGCCTGCACACAGCATGTCGTCCTTGATGATCTGATGGGCGGCGTCTGTGGAGGAGTTCTGATAGTGCCGGTTACAAACCTCATTCCCCACGATGGGCACCTCCGCCTCCTGCAGGTGGTGGGGCGGGCTCAGCGGCCCTGTCGGGGGTCGGGGGCCGGGTGAGGGCAGGCACTCACTCTGCTCCACAATGGGGCGTCAGCGGTGGGCTCCAGGCCCCCACTGCCAACCCTGACCCTGGGTCCAGACCCAGCACCCCGGGGCACTGGGGCTCAACTTCCCCACGGCCACTAAACCCAGCCAGCTCCAGGACTCAGGGCTCCAGAAGCCTAAGGACAGGATGACCCAGGACAGCATTCTCCCGGGAATTctttctccctggagaagggtcgTATCAGGGACTTGTCCTGACAAAGTGCTCTGAGCCACATGGGTTCAAGTTTCCACCTTCTGACATCTGAGACCACGGCAGACCCCagcttctctttttctgtttgtttgattATTCTTTATTGGGGAAtcgttaatttacaatgttgtgtcagtttaggtgcacagcaaagtgattcggtttcgtacatatacatagatagttatacatatacaaagaCACTCTTTATTAGGCTCTTTTCCTGtggaggtcattacagagtattgactagagttccctgtgctatacagaaggttctcattacttatctcttttatatatagtactgggttttatccccccccccccccccggcccttTCTCTCCTGGTAACCatgtttcttttctgtatctgtgactattcctgttttgtaaataggttcatttgtacaattttttaatattccacatataagcaatatcacagtatatttgtctttttctgtcctgacttcactcagtatgacggtctctaggtccatccatgtcactacACGTGACATTATgtcgttcttttttatggctgagtaatattccatggtatgcatgtaccatatcttctttatctgctCATCTGTTGATGTACATCTAGATTGTCtccgtgtcttggctatcgtGAACAGTGCTGCCGTGAATGTCAGGGCacaggtatctttttgaattttggcTTTCTTCAGgtacatgcccaggagtaggcCCTAGCTTATTGATCCCAGGACAGTCAAGGTCCACCCCAGTGGTCATGGTGAGGACCCCATGAGAACCATGGGAGTAATTGCTGGGACCTGGCAGATAATAAAGGCCCTGAGTCCCCAGTATCCACAGACCTGCCCATCCGAGACCCAGGCCTCACGCACATTCAGCTCAAAGGGGAATCCCCTATGAAAGATCAAACATAGAATTAGtaaatgacccagaaattccatacCTAACCTAGACCCACAAGAATTGAAAATAGATGCTCTAATAGGTGCTGGCAGCCTCAGGCTCATAGCAGCTTGACTCACAGGAGCCAAAAACTGGCAAACACTCAGGTATCCATCAGCTGGTGAACAGAGACACAGAATGTGGTTcatccacacagtggaatattttgttcagttcagtctctcagtcatgtccgactctttgctaccccatgaatcgcagcacaccaggcctccctgtccatcaccaactcccggagtttactcaaactcatgtccattgagtcggtgatgccatccagccatctcatcctccgtcgtccccttctcctcctgcccccaatccctcccagcatcagggtcttttccaatgagtcaactcttcgcatcaggtggccaaagtattggagtttcagcttcaacatcagtgtttccaatgaacacccaggactgatctcctttaggatggactgattggatctgcttgcagtccaagggactctcaagagtcttctccaacaccacagttcaaaagcatctattcttcggtgctcagctttctttactgtccaactctcacatccatacatgaccagtggaaaacccatagccttgactagacggacctttgttgacaaagtaacatctctgctttttaatatgctgtctaggttggtcataactttccttccaagcagtaagtgttttttaatttcatggctgcaatcaccatctgcagtgattttggagcccaaaaatataaagtctgacactgtttccccatctatttgccatgaagtgatgggaccagatgccatgatcttagttttctgaatgttttcttagttttcgcaaagagtcaaacatgactgaagcaactgagcatacatccATGCAAACCAATCCACTCCAGAAAGTTCTAAGTTGGGAACATGCCTAACACAtctgaggaagagaaaggaggccAGGGTGACTGGTGTGTAAAGAGTGTGGAGGTGAGTAATAGGAGTTGGCATCAGTGAGGTAGAGTGaatattcttccttccttcctctctccctccttccttccttctctcccctttcttcttccatcctcccttcttttctcctCCCTCAAAGCCtcaatttattcattaattcatgcATTAACCTACTCATTTCATTGAGCATATGTTTATTGTTGAATAAATGTCTCTGTGATAAACCTTATTTTAAACTCTGAGACATTCAGCAGTGAATGAAATAAACTTCTTGCTTTCATGGGTTTACTTTTTTGGGAGGTGGGGCATacaaattaaacataaatatttaatatgtaagatgtatgtaaagaaaaataaatcataacaAGAGGATAGCGTGTGGGTGAGGTTATGTAATTACATAGCGAAAATCTTGAGGTCTCTTtgttaacatatttatttatttttttttgttaacatatttaatatggccatatatgtatatagatcaGCCTCTTGTAGTTATATTGAATAATACTTGTAAGgagtggagtattactcagccataaaaaaggaatgaagcgcTGAGACGCACTACAATGtggatgagccttgaaaacatgATAACATGTCGTGGCTCAATGAGatgagccagacacaaaagaccataCATTATACGATTTTATTTACACGAAGcttccagaacaggcaaatccatagagacagacagCTGGCGGTGGcagcagaggctgggggaggggagccagTGCTTGAGGGGGATGGAGCTTCCGTGTGGGGGGACGTTCTGGTGACCAAGGTGGTGCTGGTTGTACAACCATGTGAATGCACTTCGTGTACAGTTAAAAGTGGTTAAGATGGCAAAACTTTGTGaggtatgtgctgtgcttagtcactcagttgtttccaactctttgtgatccgatgtagcctgccaggctcctctgtccaagggatttcccaggcaagagtactggagtgggttgccattccctcctccaggggatcttcccaagccagggattgaacccaggtctccaacattgcaggtggaatctttacaagctgagctaccagggaagcccttgttaggTATATTTCATCCCACTAAAACAAGGAGGGCATTCCCCCACATCACAGAGAATAAAGCATCTCTGTGCACGCCCACTGAGTCTCCCAGAACCTTACCTCTGAGTCTGATGTCACCCCAGCCAGTCACCCAGCACATCTTCCCCTCGGGGACTCTCAgcgaggcaggtgggagggagaccACCCGGACGTGCGGGGAGAGGGTCATGGGGGACTCCAGTCTCAGCAGGGCGATGTCTGCGCCCCCCTTGGCAGACAGGAGGTGGTCGTAATCGGGGTGTGGGATGATCTCAGTCACCTTCATCAGCCGGTCTGGGTCACAGAGCCTCAGCTGCCCGACTTGCACCCTGAAGGCAGAAGCCTGCGGGCTTTCCCTGAGGGAGAGGGGCCAGGAGCCACTCAGAGGCGCCGGGCTGGGGCAGGGCCGGGCTCGTCTTGCAGCAGGAACCGGGTTGGCTGCTGGCAGAGCCGTGGCCTCCTGTGCAGCCCAGTGCCCGGCCCCCagcccacacccacaccccccgtgcccccgcccccgctccccTCCCCAGCCACGGGGGCGGTGGGCGGAGTGACCCACCGTCTAGTGCAGTGGGCCGCGGTGAGCACCCACTGGGGGTGGACGAGGGAGCCCCCACACACGTGCTCCCACTGCTCACGCTCCTTGCTGTGCCATTGGAGGCTGGCCTGCCACGGCCACCGGCCGGGGGGGGCGTCGTGCACCCCCACTGTGCCATGCTGCTCCCTCCCCAGGTTGGGATCTGGGAAGCCGAGGAAGGGCGCCGTCAGGGACCCCTGCCCGGCCGCACACACTCAGTCCCTCCCAGGGGCCGACTGACCAGTCCCCTCTGCACCGGTACAGGGGTGTCTGGGCGGCCGGGGCAGGGGACAGGGAGTCAGGACTCACCCAGGGACACAGGCATGGAGCCTCCAGGGCCCAGGAGGGTCAGGAAGAGCAGCCACAGCATCTGTGGGGAAGGCAGGGTCCCGGTGAGGCgtccagggccaggacccaggggGAGGGCGGACAAGCGGGCCAAGTGGGGGGCCTCCTCACGGGGGCGCACCTCTCACTCCCCTCCAGCCCCTCCGAGCCCCTCCGAGCCCCTTTACCCCCCAGGTGGGGGTCCAGGGAGCTTTGAAGCGCCTCCTTTCTCAGGGCCCGTGGGGACCGAGGTCGGTGAGTCAATCAACAGTCATTGAGGAGCTCCTGCCCCACCCTTGCTGGTAACATCCACACTTTGCTGCACATGCACGCTGTCCTGTCCGACTCCATGcaaccccagggattgtagcctgctgggctcctctgtccgtgggattctccaggcaagaatacgggagtgggttgccatgtcctcctccaggagatcttcccaaccccgggattgaacccccgcctcttttgtctcctgcattggcaggagggatctttaccactagcaccacctgggaagcctgacatccAAAATCTCAGCTGCCAACCCACAACCAGGCCGGCAGAAACAGGCCCAGAAGAACGTGAAGAGGATGCAGGTTTGCTGGAAGAAGTCCTGGAGCACCAGCCCGGGCTGGCGGGATGAGGGGCAGCATTCGCCAGTGGCTGGGCGGCGTGAGCTTCGGGGCAGCCCCTGAGGCCGCTGTGCTCGGTGGGGCAGCTGGAGCAGGCCACCATCCGCCTGGGGCACAGCTGGCCACCACCCTCACCGCCACCAGCGGAGGGACACAGCACCCTCTCTGCTCTGAGGCTGGGGATCTCGGAAGCTATCGCTGAGACAGTGGGACCTGCTGGGCCGTGGAAGGCAGGCAGACGGAGCCAGGCTGGGTGCAGGGCTGACCACTGCCTGCAAGGAGGCTCAGGGCAGGCACAGCCCTTGTGGGGACAAGATGCCAGGCCTTACACCGCCCTAGATtagcggggccggggcggggggggtggcGACGGAAGTGAGGCAGCCACAAAGGAGCTGCCCGCCCCCCAGACACCCGTCAGCAAGTGCTACCCAGGAGGGGGACGTGGCGGCCCACCCTGTCCAGCACCGTCCACTGTGTGTGGGGACAGCGGCCGTAGGACAGAGGAGAGCGAAGCTCAGGGTCCAGCCCACAGCCACTGCGGCCGTGCCGGGGGCCAGCAAGGCCCCCCACTGTCCACTAGACCCCCTTCGGCGATGACCCGCAGACTCACCCCATCCCTGAGGTGTCTGAGCTCCGTCTGGCCACATGGACGTGTGAGCCGGGGCTGCAGTCCTGTGCCGTCACAACTTGGGGTGGGGGGCCAGGGGCGCGCTCTGCATGTCCCCTGCCCTCCATTGTGATGCAACAGTCCTCCTCCCGGCGGTCAGTGTCACTGTCCTACCAACAAGATGCCCCTCC encodes:
- the LOC133063941 gene encoding mastin-like; translation: MGGWMLRPLPAPALRPSYRAPVLSSGSSRTVPSGPTVSAIASEIPSLRAERVLCPSAGGGEGGGQLCPRRMVACSSCPTEHSGLRGCPEAHAAQPLANAAPHPASPGWCSRTSSSKPASSSRSSGPVSAGLVMLWLLFLTLLGPGGSMPVSLDPNLGREQHGTVGVHDAPPGRWPWQASLQWHSKEREQWEHVCGGSLVHPQWVLTAAHCTRRESPQASAFRVQVGQLRLCDPDRLMKVTEIIPHPDYDHLLSAKGGADIALLRLESPMTLSPHVRVVSLPPASLRVPEGKMCWVTGWGDIRLRGPLSPPHHLQEAEVPIVGNEVCNRHYQNSSTDAAHQIIKDDMLCAGSEGRDSCQGDSGGPLVCSWNRTWVQVGVVSWGDICGHRDFPGVYTRVTSYVSWIRQYVPPPRP